The following is a genomic window from Armatimonadota bacterium.
CTGTGCTGTTTGGCGAGCTTCGCGAAATCGACGCCTTCCTTTTTCAGTTCGGCGGCGATCTTCTCGGCCTCCGCCTTCGTGGCGACCACGATCTCGGCGTACTTGACCCGCTCTGGCTGGCCGAAAGCGGACTTGTACTGTTCGAAGAACTTCTTCAGTTCCGCTTCATCGACCTTGACGTCCTTGGTGCAAAGCATCTGCACCTTCATTTCCATCGCAAGACTCTCGGCGACGTCCTCTTCGGTCATTCCCCTGGACGCCAGCATCTGAGCGAAAGATTCATCGGAGCCGAAACGCTCCTTGATCTCCTTCATGCGCTCGTCGATTTTCTCGGGGGGCAGGGTCATGCCCGACGCGGCAAAGGCATCCTCAATCAGCTGGCGGTTGATCATCCCCAGCAAGGCTTCGCGGCCCTGATCCTTTTCAAGCTTCTCCAGGAACTCGGCCCGAGTGATCTTGGTATCACCCACAACGGCGATCGGTTGCTTCCCACAACCCACGAATCCGGACACGCAAAACACAAACAGCAGGGCGAGACCGCCCAGCCTGAGGCAATGCACGGGCAAGACGAACAACTCCTTTCGCGTGGCTTAGTGCCACATGCGCAGCGTAGCGAATTATAGCACAGGGCAATCACCGCGACAAACAAAACTTCCGGGCGCGGAAACACCCGGAAGTGGAAGCGGTGTTTGGCTGTTTCTGATTAACGGAGTGGCGACAGGCTTAGTTCCCGCTCCGCCATTCCGCGCAGCCGCTGGATCGCCTGTCCGTGTATCTGGCAAATGCGCGACTCTGTTACGTCGAGAATCAGCCCGATCTCCTTGAGCGTCATGCCCTCCTGATAATAAAGCGCGATCACTTGGCGCTCCCGGTCCGGAAGGCGCGTCACCGCGCGGGAGATCACCTTTCGGATAGCCTCCTGCTCAACTCTGATCGCGGGGTCGCCGTAGGTGTCCCAAGGCTCCACGTCCTCGGTCTCTTCATTGCGGTCATCATCGCCGGCGAGAGCTTCTTCAAGGGAGAGCAGCGTTGCCGCGCTGGTTTCGTCCAGGAGATCGCGGTATTCGTCGATGTCCAACCCAAGCGCAGTTGCGATCTCATGTTCAACTGGAGGCCTGCCCAGCTCGTACTCAAGGCGGGCTGCGGTCCGCGCCGCATCACGCGCCCGACGGCGAACACTGCG
Proteins encoded in this region:
- a CDS encoding FliA/WhiG family RNA polymerase sigma factor, which codes for MDPATREQLIVQHISLVHHIVGRIGAHLPENVEREDLVSAGILGLIKAVDRFDPTRGAKLATYASSVIRGEVMECLRSKDWAPRSVRRRARDAARTAARLEYELGRPPVEHEIATALGLDIDEYRDLLDETSAATLLSLEEALAGDDDRNEETEDVEPWDTYGDPAIRVEQEAIRKVISRAVTRLPDRERQVIALYYQEGMTLKEIGLILDVTESRICQIHGQAIQRLRGMAERELSLSPLR
- a CDS encoding peptidyl-prolyl cis-trans isomerase — translated: MPVHCLRLGGLALLFVFCVSGFVGCGKQPIAVVGDTKITRAEFLEKLEKDQGREALLGMINRQLIEDAFAASGMTLPPEKIDERMKEIKERFGSDESFAQMLASRGMTEEDVAESLAMEMKVQMLCTKDVKVDEAELKKFFEQYKSAFGQPERVKYAEIVVATKAEAEKIAAELKKEGVDFAKLAKQHSVSPMSRDNGGELPPMPREQVFPPAVAQTLAKMKPGQISEPFAVEERWYIVKLIEVLPASQASLEKDRARIEEAFKSRQAKDPQQLLSELREKATVNIVDPKYADLNEMFTPKANIPSFGPESQGAPSAGKGAPAEKGKAPAAEAPRAGGKGKPAKSE